ACTTGGACTTGCAACCTTACACCAACTTAGAGGAAGAGTTGGTAGAGTAGGGATTGAGAGTTTTTGTTATTTATACACTAAATCAAAAGAAATTCCATCGCGTTTGCTTGAATTTGCTAAAACATTAGATGGATTTAAAATAGCTGAACTTGATTTAAAAAATCGTTTGAGCGGAGATTTACTTGATGGAAAAATTCAACATGGTAATCATTTTAAATTTTTTGATTTTAGTGATGATGAAGCTTTAGTGGTAAAAGCAAAAGAAAGTATTAAAAATATGGAAAAATCAAATGGATAAACACTTTGAAATCTTAACTTCTATGGGTAAAAAAATTCATTTTAAAAAAGGAAATATTTTATTTTTTGAAGGTGAAAAAGCTAGTAAAATTTTGATACTACTAAGTGGCAAAGTGCGTATATATAAAGTAAATACTAAAGGATTTGAATTAACTTTGCATACACTAAATCCTATAAGTTTTATAGCAGAGATGCCAGTATTTGAAAGGATTAATTACCCAGCTAATGCAATTTGCGAGCAAGATTGTGAAATTTGTGTGCTTGAGTTTGATTATTTTAAAAATTTATGCTTAGAAAATGGAGAGATTAGTTTTTTACTTTTAACTTCATTATTTAGTAAAATTCGTATTTTAGAAAATTTCATCAGACAAAGATCGTTAGATTTAAAATCAAGATTACTTAGTTTTTTATTGGAAAATGAGGAAAAATTGCAAAATTTAAAGCAAAAAGAAATAGCTGTGATTTTAAATTTGCCACCAGAATCTTTATCGCGTTTTTTAAAAGAATTAAAACAAAATGAACTTATTTGCACAAATAAAGGTAAAATAGTGATTTTAAATAAAGAAAAAATGCAAAATTTAATTAAGTCTTTTTAAGTCTTATTTGTTAAAATACTGCATTTTAAAAATGGAAGGTTTTATGGATTTTGATTTTTTAATCAAGTATAGCCCTATGTTTATACAAGCTACATGGCTTACTTTAAAACTTGCTATTTATGGAGTATTTTTTTCATTTTTAGTAGGTTTATTTTGTGTTGGCATAAGTTTTTTTAAATTTCCTTTGTTAAATGTGATTTGTAAAATTTATATAGAATTTTCAAGAAACACTCCATTGTTAATCCAACTTTTCTTTTTATATTATGCTTTACCTGAATTTAATATTCATCTTAGTTCTTTTGTCTGTGCTGTGATAGGACTTAGTTTTTTAGGGGGTTCTTATATGGCTGAGAGTTTAAGAGCGGGTATAGAAGCAGTTAAAAAACAACAATACGAATCAGGGCTTTCTTTAGGTTTAAACTCGTTTCAAAATTTTCGTTATGTGATACTACCTCAAGCCTTAGGTATAGCTATGCCAAGTATAAGTGCAAATATCATTTTTTTACTCAAAGAAACTTCAGTAGTGAGTATTATTGCTTTAGCTGATTTAGTATATGTAGCTAAAGATCTTATAGGGCTTTATTATAAAAGCAATGAAGCTTTGTTTGCTTTAGTGCTTTGTTATTTGATTTTAATTTTACCTTTATCTTTAGTGCTAAATCGCATAGAAAAAAGGCTAAATTATGTTTGAAATTTTAAATCAAGATACCTTTTTTAGACTAGCACAAGGTTTAAAGGTTACTTTAGAACTTTCATTGATTAGCGTTTTGGTTTCATTAGTGGGCGGAGTATTCTTTGGAATTTTAATGCATTCTAAGAATAAATACCTTTATATTTTTTGTCGTTTTATGCTTGAATTTGTGCGTATTATGCCTTTAATTGTTTGGCTTTTTATAGTGCATTTTGGCTTAGCCAAATGGTTTGGATGGCATTTAAGTGCTTTAGGTTCGAGTGTTATTGTTTTTAGTATTTGGGGTGTATTTGAAATGATGGATTTGGTAAGATCATCTTTAGCAAGCATACCAAAACATCAATACGAATCAGGATTATCACTAGGTTTTAATAAATTTCAAGTTTATATTTTTATCATTATACCTTTATCTTTAAGAAGATTATTGCCAATGAGTATTAATCTTTTTACAAGAATGATTAAAAGCACTTCAGTGATTTATTTAATCGGTGGTATAGAGCTTATCAAAGTTGGTCAGCAAGTTATAGAATTAAATTTATTCCAAAATTCTTATGCAGCTTTTATAATATATGGTTTGATTTTATTAATTTATTTTATACTTTGTTATCCTTTGTCAGTATATTCAAAGTTTTTAGAGAAAAAATGGAGTTAAAATGAGTATATTAAAAATACAAAATTTACAAAAATACTACAATGATCATCATGTTTTAAAAGATATAAATTTAGAAGTTAAGCAAAAAGAAGTAGTAGTTATTCTTGGGCCAAGTGGTTGTGGAAAATCTACGCTTTTAAGGTGTATCAATGGTTTGGAAGAAATGGCTGATGGAGCTATATTTATAGATAATGAAAAAGTTGATAAAAACTATAAAAAATGGACGCAAATTCGCCAAAAAATTGGCATGGTTTTTCAATCTTATGAACTTTTTGATCACTTAAATGTCGAGCAAAATATACTTTTAGGGCCTTTAAAAGTTCAAAAAAGAAAAAAAGAAGAAGTTTTAGAAGAAGCAAAATACTGGCTTGAAAGGGTAGGGCTTTTGCATAAATTAAAAGCTTATCCTAAAGAATTAAGTGGCGGGCAAAAGCAACGCATAGCTATAGTTAGAAGTCTTTGTATGAATCCTGAAATTATGCTTTTTGATGAAGTTACAGCAGCACTTGATCCTGAGATTGTGCGTGAAGTTTTAGATGTAATTTTAAATTTAGCAAAAGATGGAATGACTATGCTTATAGTTACACATGAAATGGGCTTTGCTAAAGCAGTGGCCGATAAGATAGTTTTTATGGATGATGGAAAAATAGTAGAAATTTCAAATCCTAATGAATTTTTTGAAAATCCAAAAAGCGAGCGTGCGAAAAAATTTCTCAACTTATTTGATTTTCATCGTTAAAAATTTTAAAAAAAATAAATTGTTTAAAAAAATACTATAAGGTTTAAAAATTTAAATTTTTGTTAAAGGAAAATATATGAAAAAAATTGTTTTTTTATCTTTTTTTATAGCACTTATTTTTAGTGCTTGCTCTAGCTCTAAACCAAGTGAAAATTCTTTAGAAAGAATAAAACAGCAAGGCATAGTCCGTATAGGTGTTTTTGGTGATAAGCCACCATTTGGTTATTTAGACGCTCAAGGGAAAAATCAAGGTTATGATGTGTATTTTGCTAAACGCATAGCTAAAGAACTTTTAGGCGATGAAACAAAAGTACAATTTGTTTTAGTTGAAGCAGCTAATAGAGTAGAATTTTTAGAATCAAATAAAGTAGATGTAATTTTAGCAAATTTTACCAAAACTCCAGAAAGAGAAGCTGTGGTTGATTTTGCTTTACCTTATATGAAAGTTGCTCTTGGTGTGGTTGCTCCTAAAGGAACAGATATTAAAACCATAGATGATTTAAAAAACAAAACTTTAATCCTTAACAAAGGAACAACAGCAGATGCGTATTTTACAAAAAATATGCCTGAAATTAAAACCATTAAATTTGACCAAAATACAGAAACTTTTGCAGCATTGATTGGAAAAAGAGGGGATGCGTTAAGCCATGATAATGCTTTGCTTTTTGCATGGGCTAAAGAAAATCCAAATTTTGAAGTAGTGATTAAAGAACTTGGTAATAAAGATGTTATAGCACCAGCTGTAAAAAAGGGCGATGAAGCTATGTTAAAATTTATCAATGAATTGATACTAAAACTTGAAAATGAGCAATTTTTTCATAAAGCATATGATGCTACTTTAAAGCCATTTTTTAGCGA
The genomic region above belongs to Campylobacter peloridis LMG 23910 and contains:
- a CDS encoding nitrosative stress-response regulator, Crp/Fnr family gives rise to the protein MDKHFEILTSMGKKIHFKKGNILFFEGEKASKILILLSGKVRIYKVNTKGFELTLHTLNPISFIAEMPVFERINYPANAICEQDCEICVLEFDYFKNLCLENGEISFLLLTSLFSKIRILENFIRQRSLDLKSRLLSFLLENEEKLQNLKQKEIAVILNLPPESLSRFLKELKQNELICTNKGKIVILNKEKMQNLIKSF
- a CDS encoding amino acid ABC transporter permease; the encoded protein is MDFDFLIKYSPMFIQATWLTLKLAIYGVFFSFLVGLFCVGISFFKFPLLNVICKIYIEFSRNTPLLIQLFFLYYALPEFNIHLSSFVCAVIGLSFLGGSYMAESLRAGIEAVKKQQYESGLSLGLNSFQNFRYVILPQALGIAMPSISANIIFLLKETSVVSIIALADLVYVAKDLIGLYYKSNEALFALVLCYLILILPLSLVLNRIEKRLNYV
- a CDS encoding amino acid ABC transporter permease, whose protein sequence is MFEILNQDTFFRLAQGLKVTLELSLISVLVSLVGGVFFGILMHSKNKYLYIFCRFMLEFVRIMPLIVWLFIVHFGLAKWFGWHLSALGSSVIVFSIWGVFEMMDLVRSSLASIPKHQYESGLSLGFNKFQVYIFIIIPLSLRRLLPMSINLFTRMIKSTSVIYLIGGIELIKVGQQVIELNLFQNSYAAFIIYGLILLIYFILCYPLSVYSKFLEKKWS
- a CDS encoding pathogenesis-associated glutamine ABC transporter, ATP-binding protein → MSILKIQNLQKYYNDHHVLKDINLEVKQKEVVVILGPSGCGKSTLLRCINGLEEMADGAIFIDNEKVDKNYKKWTQIRQKIGMVFQSYELFDHLNVEQNILLGPLKVQKRKKEEVLEEAKYWLERVGLLHKLKAYPKELSGGQKQRIAIVRSLCMNPEIMLFDEVTAALDPEIVREVLDVILNLAKDGMTMLIVTHEMGFAKAVADKIVFMDDGKIVEISNPNEFFENPKSERAKKFLNLFDFHR
- a CDS encoding cysteine ABC transporter substrate-binding protein; translation: MKKIVFLSFFIALIFSACSSSKPSENSLERIKQQGIVRIGVFGDKPPFGYLDAQGKNQGYDVYFAKRIAKELLGDETKVQFVLVEAANRVEFLESNKVDVILANFTKTPEREAVVDFALPYMKVALGVVAPKGTDIKTIDDLKNKTLILNKGTTADAYFTKNMPEIKTIKFDQNTETFAALIGKRGDALSHDNALLFAWAKENPNFEVVIKELGNKDVIAPAVKKGDEAMLKFINELILKLENEQFFHKAYDATLKPFFSDDIKADDVVIEGGKI